The sequence below is a genomic window from Paenibacillus sp..
AAAAACATGAACGGCTCGATCGGTCCGAGAGGCGAAATCGCGCAAGCGTTCGCCGCTTCGCTCGCCGAAACGCTCCATCTGCCCGTAGTGTTATGGGATGAACGGCTGACGACGATGTCCGCCCAGCGAACGTTGATCGAAGCCGACGTCAGCCGGAAAAAGCGCAAGGCGGTCATCGACAAGATGGCGGCCGCGCTCATTTTGCAAAATTACATGGATGCGAAAAAAAGATAAGAGGTGACTGGAATGGCGGATCATAACCACGAGCAAGGCGAAGCGGAAGCTCTTGAACCGGAAATCATTTATATTCCGGACGAGGACGGCAACGAAGAAGAGTTCGAAGTCATTATGAAATTCGAAGTCGACGGTTCCGATCACAAGTATATGATGGTCGTTCCGGTCGAAGGCGGCGAAGAGGACACCGACGAGGTGTATGCGTTCCGTTACGAAGAAGACGGCGACGAGCTGAAGCTGTACACGATCGATGACG
It includes:
- the ruvX gene encoding Holliday junction resolvase RuvX, with product MRLMGIDYGDRQIGVAVSDELFLTAQGVTTLRNSGDERVLNDIAALAKEYGVAEVVVGLPKNMNGSIGPRGEIAQAFAASLAETLHLPVVLWDERLTTMSAQRTLIEADVSRKKRKAVIDKMAAALILQNYMDAKKR
- a CDS encoding DUF1292 domain-containing protein, with product MADHNHEQGEAEALEPEIIYIPDEDGNEEEFEVIMKFEVDGSDHKYMMVVPVEGGEEDTDEVYAFRYEEDGDELKLYTIDDEEEWNMVEETFNTLLEEMEGSES